Proteins encoded within one genomic window of Aurantiacibacter spongiae:
- a CDS encoding CPBP family intramembrane glutamic endopeptidase — translation MVASQYREKPDGQRPDQPGGNGRSLGWGRFAAQIATVAIVYVAASVPPLMILGTTSTGVALSAVVSMAGALLVAWFWLHRDGATGPAFALGRPPSWRSALGWAALGTIGALAIFAAGAPLVQAFGLDAPDPQAVLALVTESPVAFVLWVIAVSWAAAGFGEELLWRGFLMDRLSRLPGLRRRAPAVLVIQAALFGLPHVYQGWGGVIVTGVVGLLFGIIRLRQRGNLWAAIIAHAAVDTVVMASAYAGELGWYAN, via the coding sequence ATGGTAGCGAGCCAATATCGCGAAAAGCCGGATGGCCAGCGTCCGGATCAGCCGGGCGGTAATGGCCGTTCGCTCGGCTGGGGGCGGTTCGCGGCACAGATCGCGACGGTCGCAATCGTCTATGTCGCGGCGTCCGTGCCGCCCTTGATGATCCTCGGTACGACTTCCACGGGCGTGGCCCTGTCCGCCGTGGTGTCGATGGCGGGAGCCCTGCTGGTCGCTTGGTTCTGGCTGCACAGGGACGGTGCAACCGGTCCGGCCTTTGCTCTCGGCCGACCGCCAAGCTGGCGTAGCGCGCTGGGCTGGGCGGCGCTCGGCACGATTGGCGCGCTCGCGATCTTCGCTGCGGGCGCCCCGCTCGTGCAGGCGTTCGGCCTCGACGCCCCGGATCCCCAGGCGGTGCTCGCGCTCGTGACCGAAAGCCCGGTTGCCTTTGTGCTGTGGGTCATCGCGGTATCGTGGGCGGCCGCCGGGTTCGGCGAGGAATTGCTGTGGCGCGGCTTCCTGATGGATCGTCTCTCGCGCCTTCCGGGGCTGCGCCGACGCGCCCCGGCGGTGCTGGTCATCCAGGCGGCACTATTCGGCCTGCCGCATGTCTATCAAGGCTGGGGCGGTGTAATCGTGACCGGAGTGGTCGGCCTGTTGTTCGGCATCATCCGCTTGCGGCAGCGCGGCAATCTGTGGGCGGCAATCATTGCGCATGCCGCGGTCGACACGGTGGTCATGGCCTCCGCGTACGCCGGCGAGCTGGGCTGGTACGCGAATTGA
- a CDS encoding arylsulfotransferase family protein — protein MTPVNDGTFWIPGQFTPDETPAGWVPQGTTPRTLNDKIETDYYYHDAVVLMDGNGRTLKKLSVLKAIVDAGLEGALYQSMVETTSDATHLNDIGIVTAPLAARIEGVKPGDILVSLRAMNMLAILDKDTGALEWHKQGPWLRQHDPDIMPDGTIEIFNNRNPLIGWQHPGSQILRYDPATENTAVVFPKGRADAFETDTMGVHQTMANGNRLITETRAGRIFEVTPSGEVVWDYRLPYDEDYAAMFTFGMHVPDDYFDKGIPRCSS, from the coding sequence GTGACGCCGGTAAACGACGGGACTTTCTGGATACCGGGGCAATTTACTCCTGATGAAACGCCCGCCGGCTGGGTTCCGCAGGGAACGACACCGCGTACTCTCAACGACAAGATCGAGACGGACTACTATTACCACGACGCTGTCGTGTTGATGGATGGCAACGGCAGAACCCTGAAGAAGCTGTCGGTTCTCAAGGCCATAGTGGATGCCGGTCTCGAAGGTGCGCTCTATCAGTCGATGGTGGAGACGACATCCGACGCGACGCATCTCAACGACATCGGGATCGTGACCGCGCCGCTCGCCGCGCGGATCGAGGGTGTCAAACCGGGCGACATTCTCGTGTCCTTGCGCGCCATGAACATGCTCGCCATCCTGGACAAGGACACGGGCGCGCTCGAATGGCACAAGCAAGGACCGTGGCTGCGCCAGCACGACCCGGATATCATGCCGGACGGGACCATAGAAATCTTCAATAACCGCAATCCGCTCATCGGATGGCAACATCCCGGCAGTCAGATCCTTCGCTACGATCCGGCGACCGAGAACACCGCGGTCGTCTTTCCCAAGGGCCGTGCCGATGCTTTCGAAACCGACACGATGGGGGTCCATCAGACGATGGCGAACGGCAATCGTCTGATCACCGAAACACGGGCGGGAAGAATTTTCGAAGTTACGCCGTCGGGCGAGGTCGTGTGGGATTATCGCTTGCCCTACGACGAGGATTACGCCGCCATGTTCACCTTCGGCATGCACGTGCCGGACGATTATTTCGACAAGGGAATTCCGCGATGTTCAAGCTAG
- a CDS encoding sulfotransferase — MAVEDYSWADRLVHRIAFGTSTPQRLLTDIELSRFCDLMTAQQMGPPIFVTSLPRAGTTLLLEVLACHPSTATHISRDMPFVLSPAIWQNFSQRYRGHSPMKERSHGDGMMVGPESPEAFEEVFWLREIPGDFARGQISLRETVPDDTVRRLVRLMHSVATARGPEATRYVSKNNANIARLPALAKAFPEARILIPLRHPIDQAHSLLRQHRRALASQASGGFTSAWPRDVGHFEFGLHHRPIGFAGMERIMADHSPDSLDYWLAYWIAAMRHISVNGIGEIIDMATFTRSAQGVAALFQDLALAPAPQAQAHAQDMIRPIASYDNDGCTAFEEEALELYRNLRRRAARFDAANRSHRAA; from the coding sequence GTGGCGGTAGAAGACTATTCCTGGGCTGACCGGCTGGTCCATCGCATCGCGTTCGGCACGTCGACCCCTCAACGCCTTCTGACCGATATCGAGCTGAGCCGGTTCTGCGACCTCATGACGGCGCAGCAGATGGGACCGCCGATCTTCGTCACGAGCCTGCCGAGAGCGGGGACTACTCTGCTGCTCGAAGTACTGGCATGCCATCCGTCGACTGCGACGCATATCAGTCGCGACATGCCCTTCGTCCTGTCCCCGGCGATCTGGCAGAATTTCTCGCAGCGCTACCGTGGACATTCACCCATGAAGGAGCGCAGTCACGGGGACGGCATGATGGTCGGACCCGAGAGCCCGGAAGCGTTCGAGGAAGTATTCTGGCTGCGAGAAATACCCGGAGACTTTGCGCGCGGTCAGATAAGCCTACGGGAGACGGTGCCGGATGACACCGTTCGCCGGCTTGTCCGGCTGATGCATTCGGTGGCGACCGCGCGCGGCCCGGAGGCCACGCGCTATGTCTCGAAGAACAACGCCAATATCGCCCGTCTGCCGGCCCTCGCCAAGGCCTTTCCTGAGGCACGGATCCTAATTCCCCTGCGGCATCCGATCGACCAGGCGCATTCGTTGTTGCGCCAGCATAGGAGGGCTCTTGCCAGCCAAGCGTCGGGAGGTTTCACCAGTGCGTGGCCGCGCGATGTCGGACATTTCGAATTCGGTTTGCATCATCGACCCATCGGCTTCGCCGGAATGGAACGGATCATGGCCGACCATTCGCCCGATAGCCTCGATTACTGGCTGGCCTACTGGATCGCCGCGATGCGGCACATATCCGTAAACGGGATAGGCGAGATCATCGACATGGCGACATTCACCCGCTCTGCGCAAGGCGTGGCTGCCCTCTTCCAAGACCTCGCCCTAGCGCCGGCCCCGCAAGCGCAGGCACACGCGCAAGATATGATCAGGCCCATTGCCAGCTACGATAATGACGGCTGCACTGCGTTCGAGGAAGAGGCACTGGAACTCTACCGCAACCTTCGCCGCCGGGCCGCACGTTTCGATGCAGCGAACAGGTCCCACCGCGCCGCCTGA
- the nusG gene encoding transcription termination/antitermination protein NusG produces the protein MAARWYIIHAYSGFENKVRDSILAEAERLNLSEGVEEVEVPTETVTEIKRGKKVQVERKFMPGYVLAKLNLTDDVYHLVKNTPKVTGFLGSGNKPQAISEKEAARYFGGVEEAKSAPKKDISVDYEIGDQVKVLEGPFASFNGEVEELDFDKAKVKVSVSIFGRATPVELDFDQVELVK, from the coding sequence ATGGCTGCCCGCTGGTACATCATCCACGCCTATTCCGGCTTCGAGAACAAGGTCCGCGATTCGATTCTCGCGGAGGCGGAGCGGTTGAACCTGTCGGAAGGGGTCGAGGAGGTCGAGGTGCCGACCGAGACGGTAACCGAGATCAAGCGGGGCAAGAAGGTCCAGGTCGAGCGCAAGTTCATGCCCGGTTACGTGCTGGCCAAGCTGAACCTGACGGACGATGTGTATCACCTCGTCAAGAACACGCCCAAGGTCACCGGTTTCCTCGGGTCGGGCAACAAGCCGCAGGCCATCTCGGAAAAGGAGGCTGCACGCTATTTCGGCGGTGTCGAGGAAGCGAAGTCAGCGCCGAAGAAGGATATCAGCGTCGATTACGAGATCGGCGACCAGGTCAAGGTCCTCGAAGGCCCGTTCGCCAGCTTCAACGGCGAGGTCGAGGAACTCGATTTCGACAAGGCCAAGGTCAAGGTGAGCGTGTCGATCTTCGGCCGTGCGACGCCCGTGGAGCTGGACTTCGATCAGGTTGAACTGGTCAAGTAG
- the secE gene encoding preprotein translocase subunit SecE, with protein sequence MAEERKTRTSPGEFIRQVRSETSKVVWPTWPETARTAIFVGIMVLFLSLFFLGVDSLFGWVVGQLLALL encoded by the coding sequence ATGGCAGAAGAGCGCAAGACCAGGACCAGCCCGGGCGAATTCATCCGTCAGGTGCGTTCCGAAACCTCCAAGGTTGTCTGGCCCACCTGGCCGGAAACAGCGCGCACTGCCATCTTCGTGGGCATCATGGTGCTGTTCCTCTCGCTGTTCTTCCTGGGCGTCGATTCGCTGTTCGGCTGGGTCGTCGGCCAGCTGCTCGCGCTGCTCTGA
- a CDS encoding alanine/glycine:cation symporter family protein, producing MAADAATIDQQLLGPVTNVADFIWGGTWNGAEVLPFPPLAIVLLGAGLWFMIGLRAYPVTNFVPALKNLFAGRKGEGKGEISPFAALSTALSGQVGTGNLAGVATAIALGGPGAIFWMWITALFGMALAFAEGSLAIRYRETTSEGVYRGGPMSYIMMGLGKKWTWLAVFFCVGTLISGLVTGNAIQANAVADGLNELFGIEEWLGGLIVAILVFIVIIGGIKSIGRVAESVVPFMAAAYIVMAIIAIILNIQDIPETFQRIFHGAFNQQAASGGFVGAAVILAIRAGVARGLFSNEAGQGSTPIAHAVAQTDDPQFQGRMAMLGTFIDTIVICTMTALVILTVEGDFLANGQPVLHAWQSTDLDGFAVTSGAFAAAFPFAIGSIPIGTLIASIALLLFVFTTLLTWSYYGERAITFIYDRIPGSTLRGEKVLHMIWRVLWCVGIFIGASRESDLIWRLGDIANAVMVLPNLLALLLLSGVVFALARGNRTAGPDHYENTPEEPEEY from the coding sequence ATGGCAGCCGATGCAGCGACAATCGACCAGCAGCTGCTGGGGCCCGTCACGAACGTGGCGGACTTCATCTGGGGCGGTACGTGGAACGGGGCAGAAGTGCTTCCCTTTCCGCCGCTCGCCATCGTCCTTCTGGGCGCTGGCCTGTGGTTCATGATCGGCTTGCGCGCCTATCCTGTAACCAATTTCGTGCCCGCGCTGAAAAATCTGTTCGCGGGCCGCAAGGGTGAAGGAAAGGGCGAGATCTCGCCATTCGCGGCGCTGTCGACGGCCCTGTCGGGGCAGGTCGGCACGGGCAATCTCGCCGGCGTCGCCACCGCGATAGCGCTCGGCGGTCCGGGTGCGATCTTCTGGATGTGGATCACCGCCCTGTTCGGCATGGCACTCGCCTTTGCGGAAGGCTCTCTCGCCATTCGCTATCGCGAGACGACCAGCGAAGGCGTCTACCGCGGCGGTCCGATGAGCTATATCATGATGGGGCTGGGAAAGAAGTGGACCTGGCTAGCCGTCTTCTTCTGCGTCGGTACGCTCATCAGCGGACTCGTGACGGGTAACGCCATCCAGGCCAATGCGGTAGCCGACGGTCTGAACGAATTGTTCGGCATAGAGGAATGGCTTGGCGGCCTGATCGTCGCCATCCTCGTCTTCATCGTCATCATCGGCGGCATCAAGTCGATCGGGCGTGTCGCGGAAAGTGTCGTCCCTTTCATGGCGGCCGCCTACATCGTCATGGCGATCATCGCCATAATCCTGAACATTCAGGATATCCCCGAAACATTCCAGCGCATCTTCCACGGGGCCTTCAACCAGCAGGCGGCCAGTGGCGGCTTCGTCGGTGCAGCGGTTATCCTGGCAATCCGCGCAGGCGTCGCGCGCGGCCTGTTCTCGAACGAGGCGGGACAGGGCTCCACCCCCATCGCCCACGCCGTGGCGCAGACCGACGATCCCCAGTTCCAGGGCCGTATGGCGATGCTGGGCACCTTCATCGACACGATCGTCATCTGCACGATGACCGCGCTCGTTATCCTGACCGTCGAGGGGGATTTCCTGGCCAACGGGCAGCCGGTCCTTCATGCCTGGCAATCGACCGATCTCGATGGCTTCGCAGTCACCAGCGGCGCGTTCGCCGCGGCGTTCCCCTTCGCCATCGGCTCGATTCCGATCGGAACGCTCATTGCGTCGATCGCGCTGCTCCTGTTCGTCTTCACCACCCTGCTTACGTGGAGCTATTACGGCGAACGGGCGATCACCTTCATCTACGACCGCATCCCCGGCTCGACATTGCGCGGAGAGAAGGTGCTGCACATGATCTGGCGCGTCCTGTGGTGCGTTGGCATCTTCATCGGCGCCAGCAGGGAGTCCGACCTCATCTGGCGGCTGGGCGATATCGCGAACGCCGTCATGGTTCTGCCGAACCTCCTGGCGCTGCTCCTGCTTTCGGGCGTGGTATTCGCGCTTGCCCGGGGAAACCGGACCGCCGGACCCGACCATTACGAAAATACGCCGGAAGAACCCGAAGAATACTGA
- a CDS encoding glycosyltransferase family 87 protein, translated as MRASVLDLCRTAEWLTARRVRGYAVILILASIGLLANSYVKAMGTDGTDFLAFWGAGHVTAGGDPSAAYDLSVQERVQTATGSKGWFAFVNPPPFLFVAAPFGWLSFPLAWVAWVGSWFMLWTWATIRAFPRYWLPVLAFPGALLAAGHAQTGLLTGALLVSGVTLLDRRPLLSGALLGALVIKPHLALLVPFWLAAGGRWRSFTAAGTSALALLTVSWVVFGTQTMLAYTTSWDASAAIMASDDPQFYLRMASVYSQLRLFATPSLALATNAVVMLGLVGLAMFSWRQAGGDAMASGTAMLTGTALASPYLFNYDLPFLIVPILWLANEGRTRGFRSFEKLALIGLFLAPYATRAAALPLGVNLMPLASAILCWLVWTRAGRTARGKTEGADATNRGTAHKCGELMASMG; from the coding sequence ATGCGCGCTTCGGTTCTCGATCTTTGTCGCACCGCCGAATGGCTGACGGCCCGGCGCGTACGCGGCTATGCGGTCATCCTGATCCTCGCCAGTATAGGGCTCTTGGCGAATTCATACGTCAAGGCGATGGGGACGGACGGAACCGATTTTCTCGCCTTCTGGGGAGCGGGTCACGTCACCGCGGGAGGCGATCCGAGCGCCGCCTACGATCTTTCGGTACAGGAGCGCGTACAGACAGCGACGGGCAGCAAAGGCTGGTTTGCCTTCGTCAATCCGCCTCCCTTCCTGTTTGTCGCGGCACCGTTCGGCTGGCTGTCTTTTCCCCTCGCCTGGGTCGCGTGGGTGGGCAGTTGGTTCATGCTCTGGACCTGGGCCACGATTCGCGCGTTCCCTCGTTATTGGCTGCCGGTCCTGGCCTTCCCCGGCGCGTTGCTCGCCGCGGGACATGCACAGACGGGTCTGCTCACAGGAGCGCTGCTCGTAAGCGGCGTCACGCTGCTCGATCGGCGTCCCCTCCTTTCGGGAGCCCTGCTTGGCGCGCTCGTCATCAAGCCGCACCTCGCGCTGCTCGTCCCGTTCTGGCTGGCGGCCGGGGGACGGTGGCGCAGCTTCACCGCAGCGGGAACAAGCGCGCTGGCCTTGCTCACCGTGTCCTGGGTTGTCTTCGGGACGCAGACCATGCTCGCCTACACGACCAGTTGGGACGCGAGCGCCGCCATCATGGCGAGCGACGACCCGCAATTCTACCTGCGCATGGCGAGTGTATACAGCCAGCTTCGCCTGTTCGCTACGCCTTCCCTCGCGCTGGCGACCAACGCCGTGGTCATGCTGGGATTGGTTGGCCTCGCAATGTTTTCTTGGCGGCAGGCGGGCGGAGATGCGATGGCGAGTGGGACAGCCATGCTGACCGGCACCGCGCTCGCTTCCCCCTATCTCTTCAATTACGATCTGCCGTTCCTGATCGTCCCGATACTCTGGTTGGCCAATGAAGGGCGAACCCGCGGTTTCCGGTCCTTCGAAAAGCTCGCTCTGATCGGTCTGTTCCTCGCTCCTTACGCAACCCGCGCCGCGGCCCTGCCGCTCGGAGTCAACCTCATGCCGTTGGCATCGGCAATCCTGTGCTGGCTGGTCTGGACGCGCGCAGGACGGACCGCACGCGGTAAGACGGAAGGGGCCGATGCGACGAACCGGGGAACCGCGCACAAATGTGGCGAGTTAATGGCGTCGATGGGTTGA
- the aat gene encoding leucyl/phenylalanyl-tRNA--protein transferase encodes MHAPTSEVIPPEVLLLAYRSGVFPMADSREDDEVFWVEPRHRAILPLDGFHCSRSLAKIVRRDRYRVTVDADFGGVVEACAGPRADGAGTWISHKIAASYRNLHHHGGAHSIECWEGERLVGGLYGVSLHRAFCGESMFSRADNASKVALAWLVALLRRAGYTLLDCQFMTEHLASLGAVEIPREEYLARLSHACDAAPAEGLPAAHARLLQAAASASSAGGPPSSPGKLIAQSFTQTS; translated from the coding sequence ATGCACGCGCCAACTTCCGAAGTCATTCCGCCCGAAGTCCTGCTTCTGGCTTATCGCAGCGGCGTGTTCCCGATGGCCGATTCGCGCGAAGACGACGAGGTGTTCTGGGTCGAGCCGCGACATCGCGCAATCCTCCCGCTCGATGGCTTTCACTGTTCCCGTTCGCTGGCAAAGATCGTCCGTCGTGACCGCTACCGGGTGACCGTTGATGCCGACTTCGGCGGCGTCGTGGAAGCCTGTGCCGGTCCGCGCGCCGACGGGGCGGGAACCTGGATCAGCCACAAGATCGCCGCCAGCTACCGCAACCTGCATCATCACGGCGGCGCGCATTCGATCGAATGCTGGGAGGGGGAGCGGCTGGTTGGCGGGCTGTACGGGGTGTCGCTACATCGCGCGTTCTGCGGCGAAAGCATGTTCAGCCGGGCCGACAACGCCAGCAAGGTCGCACTCGCCTGGCTTGTCGCGCTGTTGCGGCGAGCCGGTTACACGCTGCTCGACTGCCAGTTCATGACCGAACATCTCGCTTCGCTGGGGGCCGTGGAAATCCCCCGGGAAGAATATCTCGCCCGGTTGTCCCACGCATGCGACGCGGCACCGGCGGAGGGCCTGCCCGCCGCCCATGCGCGATTGCTTCAGGCGGCCGCGTCGGCGTCGTCAGCGGGCGGGCCACCCTCTTCACCCGGAAAGCTCATCGCGCAATCCTTCACCCAGACATCGTAG
- a CDS encoding DUF2155 domain-containing protein, with the protein MRALATAIVLPAVLLAACDNEAPEPEAQQTEIPEGLGGGPLPPPADTAGVGTPMEERVATLGLLNKRNNISRDIEMSPGESRRVDDVIVRLSACERTAPWEDPEETGAFVQVFVNERADADTDAQWNRVFSGWLFKNSPSLNVVEHPIYDVWVKDCAMSFPGEEGGPPADDADAAA; encoded by the coding sequence GTGAGGGCACTGGCGACGGCGATCGTCCTGCCGGCTGTGTTGCTGGCGGCTTGTGATAACGAGGCACCCGAACCCGAGGCGCAGCAAACCGAGATCCCCGAGGGCCTCGGCGGCGGTCCGTTGCCGCCCCCCGCCGACACCGCCGGCGTAGGAACGCCGATGGAAGAGCGAGTGGCGACACTCGGCCTTCTGAACAAGCGGAACAACATCTCGCGCGACATCGAGATGTCGCCGGGTGAATCGCGCCGGGTGGATGATGTCATCGTCCGCCTTTCGGCTTGCGAGCGAACCGCGCCATGGGAGGATCCGGAGGAAACCGGCGCGTTCGTTCAGGTGTTCGTCAACGAACGGGCGGATGCGGATACTGACGCGCAGTGGAACCGTGTCTTCTCCGGCTGGCTGTTCAAGAATTCGCCCAGCCTGAACGTCGTCGAACATCCGATCTACGATGTCTGGGTGAAGGATTGCGCGATGAGCTTTCCGGGTGAAGAGGGTGGCCCGCCCGCTGACGACGCCGACGCGGCCGCCTGA
- a CDS encoding NADH:ubiquinone oxidoreductase subunit NDUFA12, whose translation MGFFSKIFTWWDGATLGTQLWSSRNGEHVGTDAQGNRYYRSRRKHGDGRERRWVIYKGANDASRVPSEWHGWLHGSYDDLPESHLPPPKIWEADYTPNATGTPGKYLPAGALERGGSRAPARGDYEAWTPDA comes from the coding sequence ATGGGCTTCTTCTCCAAGATCTTCACCTGGTGGGACGGTGCTACGCTCGGCACGCAGCTTTGGTCCTCTCGCAACGGGGAACATGTCGGCACCGATGCGCAGGGCAACAGGTACTATCGCTCCAGGCGGAAGCACGGCGACGGTCGAGAGCGGCGCTGGGTCATCTACAAGGGCGCCAACGATGCGAGCCGCGTCCCGAGCGAATGGCACGGCTGGCTCCACGGGTCGTACGACGACCTGCCCGAAAGTCACCTTCCTCCGCCAAAGATCTGGGAAGCCGATTATACTCCGAACGCAACGGGGACACCGGGCAAGTATCTTCCGGCCGGAGCCCTGGAGCGCGGCGGCAGCCGTGCCCCCGCGCGCGGCGACTACGAAGCGTGGACTCCGGACGCGTGA
- a CDS encoding DUF192 domain-containing protein, giving the protein MRRTVETSVFHGVILALAAGTLAACSPQSTRQVAEPGSTSSPPVHPRSGLEIVPVTITANDEDHTIAAEVAATREAQSRGLMFRTELGPDEGMLFLYDQPRILSFWMRNTVLPLDLIFIDATRRVINIGHGEPYNETSITSNRPGIAVLELNAGRAAELGLEPGDTIDW; this is encoded by the coding sequence ATGCGCAGGACAGTTGAGACATCGGTCTTTCATGGCGTGATCCTCGCACTGGCAGCCGGAACGCTGGCCGCGTGTTCTCCGCAATCCACCCGGCAGGTCGCCGAACCTGGAAGCACGTCCTCTCCACCCGTCCACCCCCGGTCCGGGCTCGAGATCGTTCCCGTTACCATTACGGCCAATGATGAGGACCACACCATAGCCGCCGAAGTGGCGGCGACACGCGAAGCGCAGTCGCGCGGCCTCATGTTTCGCACCGAACTCGGACCGGACGAAGGCATGCTGTTTCTCTACGATCAGCCACGGATCTTGAGCTTCTGGATGCGCAACACCGTACTTCCGCTCGACCTGATCTTCATCGACGCGACCAGGCGCGTCATCAATATCGGGCATGGCGAGCCTTACAACGAGACGTCCATCACGTCGAACAGGCCCGGGATCGCCGTACTCGAACTCAACGCCGGTCGCGCCGCGGAACTGGGTCTGGAACCTGGCGACACGATAGACTGGTAA
- a CDS encoding RecX family transcriptional regulator: protein MPFDSRPRETKRRQRKPLDAAKLDELALAYVARFATSARKLEQYLVRKLRERGWEGREEGEPEPDVGALVARYVERGYVDDEVYARAKAGDLLRRGYGGRRVRQALGQAGIAEEIGEKFAPGERAAREAALHLARRRRFGPFGAETPERDVREKQIAAMLRAGHSFESARELVEAPSEQAAREWVREAGDAQDS, encoded by the coding sequence ATGCCGTTCGATAGCAGACCACGCGAGACGAAGCGACGCCAGCGAAAGCCGCTCGACGCTGCGAAGCTGGACGAACTCGCACTCGCCTACGTCGCGCGTTTTGCGACCAGCGCCCGCAAGCTCGAACAGTATCTCGTCCGCAAGCTGCGCGAGCGCGGGTGGGAGGGTCGGGAAGAGGGTGAGCCGGAACCGGATGTGGGCGCACTCGTCGCTCGCTACGTTGAGCGCGGCTATGTCGATGACGAGGTTTACGCCCGGGCCAAGGCTGGCGACCTGTTGCGGCGTGGGTACGGCGGAAGGCGGGTGAGGCAGGCACTGGGCCAGGCGGGCATAGCCGAAGAAATCGGAGAAAAATTCGCCCCGGGCGAAAGGGCAGCGCGCGAAGCCGCGCTGCACCTCGCCAGGCGGCGCCGGTTCGGCCCTTTCGGAGCCGAGACACCGGAGCGCGACGTCCGCGAAAAACAGATTGCGGCAATGCTGCGGGCAGGTCACAGCTTCGAAAGCGCCCGCGAGCTAGTCGAGGCACCTAGCGAACAGGCCGCGCGGGAGTGGGTGCGGGAGGCAGGCGATGCGCAGGACAGTTGA